Proteins from a genomic interval of Eisenibacter elegans DSM 3317:
- a CDS encoding transglutaminase-like domain-containing protein yields the protein MNNNEIKALVSLLEDDDFEIRSHVEQKIMAMGEVMIPFLETEWESNFNANVQKRIEDLLHNLQFNLLKTRLREWLDNESDDLLKGIWLVATYQYPDLPLARIRKEVEKIYYEVWMSHRTYASPFDQIKNLNNVFFGKFNFVANTQNYHAPSNSMINNVLEARRGNPISLCTVYMLVANQLRMPVYGVNLPNLFVLTYKSPDTQFYINVFNKGIVFAKADIDQYVAQLNLAPSDTFYEPCTHIDIIRRVLRNLSISFEKLGEAHRVDEIRQLLDIF from the coding sequence ATGAACAACAACGAAATCAAGGCACTCGTATCGTTGTTAGAAGACGACGATTTTGAAATACGCAGCCACGTAGAGCAGAAGATTATGGCGATGGGCGAAGTGATGATTCCCTTCCTCGAAACAGAGTGGGAGAGCAATTTCAACGCCAATGTGCAGAAACGTATCGAAGACCTGTTACACAATCTACAGTTTAACCTACTGAAAACCAGGCTGCGCGAATGGCTCGACAATGAGAGCGACGACCTGCTCAAGGGGATATGGCTAGTGGCGACTTACCAGTATCCTGATTTGCCCCTAGCACGCATACGGAAGGAGGTCGAAAAAATCTACTATGAAGTGTGGATGAGCCACCGTACGTATGCCAGCCCCTTCGACCAAATCAAGAACCTCAACAATGTGTTTTTTGGCAAATTCAACTTTGTAGCCAATACCCAAAACTATCACGCTCCTTCCAACTCAATGATAAACAATGTGTTGGAGGCGCGCAGGGGCAACCCAATCTCACTCTGTACGGTGTATATGTTGGTGGCCAATCAGCTGCGGATGCCAGTGTATGGGGTCAATCTGCCCAACCTCTTTGTGTTGACTTACAAATCGCCCGACACCCAGTTTTATATCAATGTCTTCAACAAGGGGATTGTATTTGCCAAGGCTGACATAGATCAGTATGTGGCGCAGCTCAACCTAGCGCCATCAGATACTTTTTATGAACCTTGCACTCACATCGACATCATCCGTCGGGTGTTGCGCAACCTTAGTATCTCGTTTGAGAAGCTCGGCGAAGCCCACCGCGTAGACGAAATCAGGCAGTTGTTAGACATCTTTTAG
- a CDS encoding o-succinylbenzoate synthase, whose translation MTLTATYQPHRLRFRFAAGTSRGILHHHQVYYLQLATTQNPDCVGVGEVAPLLGLSPDARPDLETAIQDLCQRLRGINAPKSIDEVYVLAKELVNNDWPALRFGLEVALLDWLNGGQRLIFDTPFAQGKEGLLTNGLVWMNTLPEMYQQAQDKIALGFECVKMKIGALDFEQECGLLAALRQTHSPDRLTLRVDANGAFSPQEAEAKLQRLAQYQLHSIEQPIMAGQLADMARLCRTSPVPIALDEELIVHRTTEAKQNLLMQVQPAFIILKPTLVGGLAQTAEWIQLAQAQNIGWWITSALESNIGLNAIAQFCATYQPTLPQGLGTGGLYHNNLEAPLSLQNQHLYYNPNKEWQNLTQLVSYSN comes from the coding sequence ATGACCCTAACTGCTACCTACCAACCTCATCGCCTCCGGTTTCGTTTTGCTGCCGGCACTTCACGTGGCATACTACACCACCATCAAGTGTACTACCTACAATTGGCTACGACACAAAACCCCGACTGTGTCGGTGTTGGAGAGGTTGCGCCCTTGCTTGGCCTCAGCCCCGATGCCCGCCCCGACCTCGAAACAGCCATTCAAGACCTTTGCCAGCGACTGAGGGGCATTAATGCGCCCAAAAGCATTGACGAGGTATATGTCTTGGCCAAAGAGCTTGTCAATAACGACTGGCCGGCGTTACGCTTTGGGCTAGAGGTGGCCTTGCTCGATTGGCTCAACGGAGGACAAAGACTGATTTTTGACACACCTTTTGCCCAAGGAAAGGAGGGGTTGCTCACCAATGGCTTGGTGTGGATGAACACCTTGCCCGAAATGTACCAACAAGCACAGGACAAAATAGCCCTAGGCTTCGAATGTGTCAAGATGAAAATAGGGGCGCTTGATTTTGAACAAGAGTGTGGGCTTTTGGCTGCCTTACGCCAAACACATAGCCCGGATCGCCTTACCCTCAGGGTAGATGCCAATGGCGCATTCAGCCCTCAAGAGGCTGAAGCCAAACTACAGCGGTTGGCACAATACCAACTCCATTCTATCGAACAACCCATTATGGCTGGCCAGTTAGCGGATATGGCCAGACTATGCCGCACAAGCCCTGTGCCCATTGCCCTCGACGAGGAGCTGATAGTACATCGTACTACAGAAGCCAAACAAAACTTACTGATGCAAGTGCAGCCAGCCTTCATCATCTTGAAGCCTACCCTTGTGGGAGGGCTGGCGCAAACGGCAGAATGGATTCAGTTGGCGCAAGCACAAAATATAGGCTGGTGGATTACCTCGGCACTCGAATCAAACATAGGCCTGAATGCTATCGCCCAGTTTTGTGCAACCTATCAGCCTACGCTACCACAGGGCCTAGGCACTGGAGGGCTGTATCATAATAACCTAGAAGCCCCCCTGAGTTTGCAAAATCAACACCTTTATTACAACCCAAACAAAGAATGGCAAAACTTAACGCAGTTGGTTTCGTATAGCAACTAA
- a CDS encoding glycosyl transferase, with protein sequence MNVVGFTFVRNAVKLGYPIDAAIRSILPLCDKVIVLAGNSEDDTNILLEHIASDKIEIYHSVWDDSLRKGGQVLAQETDKALALVPKDTDWAIYIQADEVLPEKYHKNLLNTMLRYKDAPEVDGLLFDYLHFYGSYKYIADSRQWYRHEVRVIRPGRGIYAYRDAQGFRKGRNQKLRVRHSNAFIYHYGWVREPQKQQAKQHAFHRLYNSSEYTSQNQAFDYSHIDSLKLFTESHPVVMQKYIQQADWDFTHDISKKNYTLRVWFLMWIERLTGWRIGEYRNFRRLR encoded by the coding sequence ATGAATGTTGTTGGATTTACTTTTGTGCGTAATGCCGTAAAACTAGGATATCCAATTGATGCTGCTATTCGGTCAATTCTTCCACTTTGTGATAAAGTGATTGTCTTAGCAGGTAATTCTGAGGATGACACAAATATTTTGCTAGAACATATAGCCTCGGATAAAATCGAAATATACCATTCTGTTTGGGATGACTCTCTGCGTAAAGGAGGGCAGGTACTGGCACAAGAAACAGACAAAGCATTGGCTCTTGTTCCCAAAGATACTGATTGGGCTATATACATCCAAGCAGATGAGGTACTGCCTGAAAAATATCACAAGAATTTGTTAAACACTATGTTACGCTATAAAGATGCGCCAGAGGTTGATGGGTTACTCTTCGATTACCTACATTTCTATGGTTCTTATAAATACATTGCAGACTCTAGACAATGGTATCGTCATGAGGTGCGTGTGATACGCCCCGGGCGCGGTATTTATGCTTATAGAGATGCGCAAGGGTTCAGAAAAGGTCGTAATCAGAAACTACGTGTTCGACACAGTAATGCTTTCATTTATCACTATGGTTGGGTTCGTGAGCCTCAGAAACAACAAGCAAAACAACATGCCTTTCATCGTCTATATAACAGCTCTGAATACACATCTCAGAACCAAGCTTTTGATTATAGTCACATTGACTCTTTAAAACTTTTTACTGAATCTCATCCAGTAGTAATGCAAAAATATATTCAACAGGCTGACTGGGATTTTACCCATGATATTAGCAAAAAAAACTATACATTACGTGTTTGGTTTCTGATGTGGATTGAACGCCTTACGGGGTGGCGTATTGGGGAGTACCGCAACTTCAGGCGCTTGCGATAG
- the proC gene encoding pyrroline-5-carboxylate reductase — MEILIAGVGSMGKTYADSFLQSQAITKDDLLLLEHSDEKADMLRQAGFPHVIQQADASVSAVRLLILAVKPQDTASLYAQLRPWLKPEQLVLSIMAGVQLFTLQQALGISKIIRAMPNLPAQIGMGMTAFTADASVSRQELLYVHNLLNTTGKSLYFDEEHKLDAVTAISGSGPAYVYYFMDAMMQAAKQMGFSHTEAELLVTQTFMGAVHLENRSSLSCQEWIGRVASKGGTTEAALKSFEADALRQSIIEGLEEARKRAQVLGGIIPKG; from the coding sequence ATGGAAATACTTATCGCCGGAGTTGGCAGTATGGGCAAGACCTATGCAGACAGTTTCTTACAATCGCAAGCCATTACCAAAGACGACCTATTGTTGTTGGAGCATTCGGATGAAAAAGCTGATATGCTGCGCCAAGCGGGTTTCCCCCACGTGATTCAGCAAGCCGACGCTTCCGTCAGTGCAGTTCGATTGTTGATTCTGGCCGTCAAACCACAAGACACCGCCTCGCTCTATGCCCAACTACGCCCCTGGCTCAAACCCGAGCAGCTGGTGCTTTCTATTATGGCCGGTGTGCAGCTCTTCACCCTGCAACAAGCCTTGGGCATTTCCAAAATCATTCGGGCGATGCCCAATCTGCCCGCACAAATCGGGATGGGGATGACTGCTTTTACGGCTGATGCTTCTGTGAGCCGCCAAGAGCTGCTCTATGTGCACAACCTACTCAATACGACGGGCAAGTCGCTCTACTTTGATGAAGAACACAAGCTCGATGCCGTTACGGCGATCTCAGGCAGCGGCCCTGCCTATGTCTATTATTTTATGGATGCAATGATGCAGGCAGCCAAACAAATGGGCTTTAGCCATACCGAAGCCGAACTACTAGTAACCCAAACATTTATGGGAGCCGTACACCTCGAAAACCGCAGCAGCCTCAGTTGCCAAGAGTGGATTGGCCGGGTGGCTTCCAAAGGAGGGACTACCGAGGCCGCCCTCAAAAGTTTTGAGGCCGATGCCCTGCGCCAAAGCATCATCGAAGGGCTGGAAGAGGCCCGCAAACGGGCACAAGTCTTGGGCGGGATTATCCCCAAAGGATAA
- a CDS encoding pseudouridine synthase, translating into MQYYYLIYKPFLVLSQFTPEAPEDHTLAELADFPPQVYPVGRLDKDSEGLLLLTNDNYFKTTLLNPKKQHWRSYWVQVEGVPTPEALEQLRQGVTISVQQKPYQTLPAKVRLLAQAPPVPERNPPIRFRANIPTAWLEISLVEGKNRQVRRMTAAVGFPTLRLVRNAIEDLKLQDFDFSQTAVYPLSQAQAYQACRIAPENSTYAKPKNTGKRQYKRPQNKPRK; encoded by the coding sequence GTGCAATATTACTACCTGATATATAAACCCTTTTTGGTGCTTTCGCAATTTACTCCTGAAGCCCCCGAAGACCATACCTTGGCCGAGCTAGCCGATTTCCCTCCTCAAGTTTATCCGGTAGGCCGCCTAGATAAAGACAGTGAGGGACTACTATTGCTCACTAATGACAACTATTTCAAAACAACCCTTCTCAATCCCAAAAAGCAACATTGGCGCAGCTATTGGGTACAGGTAGAGGGAGTGCCAACCCCTGAGGCTCTCGAACAACTCCGCCAAGGGGTAACAATCAGCGTACAACAAAAGCCCTATCAAACCCTTCCGGCCAAAGTCCGGCTGCTCGCCCAAGCGCCTCCCGTACCGGAGCGCAATCCTCCTATACGCTTCAGGGCCAACATCCCTACGGCTTGGCTCGAAATATCGCTGGTAGAAGGGAAAAACAGGCAAGTTCGCCGGATGACAGCAGCAGTAGGCTTCCCTACACTCAGGTTGGTGCGCAATGCCATTGAAGACCTGAAACTACAAGATTTTGATTTTAGCCAGACCGCAGTCTACCCCCTTTCACAGGCACAAGCCTATCAGGCTTGTCGTATAGCGCCCGAAAACAGCACCTATGCAAAGCCCAAAAATACCGGCAAACGACAGTACAAACGGCCTCAAAACAAACCTCGCAAATAA
- a CDS encoding PQQ-binding-like beta-propeller repeat protein gives MSSEKVGCTGGLQILLSMLALLLAAWLWIPNDFNFGRFSTYINKYIRQSPTQVWGSAILLPPSTQRNGEREILLLHSQVTASPVTEVIKKVYQTPDDGLLPILLTHKKAAQYEIAWQEPLRYANVHQLAGLRVAGSADALFIIADRKLQSIRRTDGSQVWELNLSQSIDPACTQCFTLERETLFVLTQDGALKAFNINTGQVQWQQQIQHTPAAKQGFELVKNTLAFQDIREGKTTVFFHYIGDGSLARAITPALPKGKAATLYQWLFDPFKDFVYLIDSQDEIQEISCWRIIGTKQQWEAKLPAKSRVRTFHRYTSVLAAVVQERFLYVGVEMEGRHALLRFNARNGQMMQLAESDTYGLVPLQEVSGMLLVKARHLQNDSYGQLWCLNVQNGQRIWNYALDANNYVRANAPISEQPEGLKWSFQSVGGFLYVLQEGPEKGQVKLQKLDWRSGQALNTYTGMISSNEQQKEWLGVLWLPDRVLITFQRLYSLELEGGKWEASWP, from the coding sequence ATGAGCAGCGAAAAAGTAGGCTGTACCGGCGGCCTCCAAATACTCCTGTCGATGTTGGCCTTGCTTTTGGCAGCTTGGCTTTGGATTCCTAACGACTTCAACTTCGGTAGGTTTTCGACATATATCAACAAATACATCCGACAAAGCCCCACCCAAGTTTGGGGCAGTGCCATTCTACTACCGCCCTCTACCCAACGCAATGGAGAGCGGGAGATACTCTTGTTGCATTCCCAAGTAACGGCATCGCCTGTAACAGAGGTGATTAAGAAGGTCTACCAAACCCCTGATGATGGCCTACTGCCTATTTTGTTGACCCACAAAAAGGCCGCGCAATACGAGATTGCTTGGCAAGAGCCATTGCGATACGCCAATGTACATCAGTTGGCAGGTTTGAGGGTGGCAGGCAGTGCCGATGCCTTGTTTATTATTGCTGACCGTAAGCTCCAATCGATTCGCCGCACAGATGGCTCTCAAGTGTGGGAGCTGAACCTGAGCCAAAGCATTGACCCTGCTTGCACGCAGTGTTTTACCTTGGAGCGCGAGACGCTTTTTGTTCTTACGCAAGATGGCGCACTCAAGGCCTTCAATATCAATACAGGGCAAGTCCAATGGCAGCAGCAAATTCAGCATACCCCTGCCGCCAAACAAGGGTTTGAGCTAGTCAAAAACACCCTTGCTTTTCAGGACATACGCGAGGGCAAGACCACCGTCTTCTTTCACTATATTGGCGATGGCAGCCTAGCCCGTGCCATTACTCCGGCTTTGCCCAAAGGCAAGGCGGCTACCCTGTATCAATGGCTTTTTGACCCTTTCAAAGATTTTGTCTATCTTATTGATAGTCAAGATGAGATACAAGAAATTTCTTGCTGGCGCATCATCGGAACAAAGCAACAGTGGGAGGCTAAACTGCCGGCTAAAAGCCGTGTGCGTACCTTCCATCGCTACACCTCTGTGTTGGCGGCAGTGGTACAAGAGCGGTTTTTGTATGTGGGTGTAGAGATGGAAGGCCGTCATGCGCTCCTACGCTTCAATGCACGCAATGGGCAGATGATGCAGTTGGCCGAATCAGATACCTATGGCCTTGTGCCATTACAGGAGGTGAGCGGGATGTTGTTGGTCAAAGCCCGACATCTCCAAAACGATAGTTATGGCCAACTTTGGTGTTTGAATGTCCAAAATGGTCAACGTATTTGGAACTACGCCCTTGATGCCAACAACTATGTCCGCGCCAATGCCCCTATCAGCGAGCAACCCGAAGGCTTGAAATGGTCTTTTCAGAGCGTAGGCGGGTTTCTGTATGTCTTGCAAGAGGGGCCCGAAAAGGGACAGGTCAAGCTCCAGAAGCTGGACTGGCGTAGTGGCCAAGCCCTAAATACCTACACCGGAATGATATCTAGCAATGAACAACAAAAAGAATGGCTGGGAGTACTGTGGTTGCCTGACAGGGTGCTGATTACCTTCCAACGCCTCTACTCCCTAGAGCTGGAAGGGGGCAAATGGGAGGCTTCTTGGCCATAA
- a CDS encoding HesB/IscA family protein, translated as MSHTNISLVQLTPSAIAQVHLLMAQKQLDSSYGLRLTANSHSGCAPELGLGFDRPKEQDLVFELDGLRVMLQKTAALHLAGKTLDYQEQDGQAGFLFL; from the coding sequence ATGTCTCACACAAACATTTCGCTCGTACAGCTCACCCCCTCGGCCATTGCTCAAGTACATCTGCTGATGGCTCAAAAGCAACTTGACTCTAGCTACGGACTGCGCCTGACTGCTAATAGCCACAGCGGATGTGCGCCCGAGTTAGGACTGGGCTTTGACCGACCCAAGGAGCAGGACTTGGTATTCGAATTGGACGGCCTGAGGGTAATGCTCCAAAAAACTGCTGCCTTACACCTAGCTGGCAAAACCCTAGACTACCAAGAACAAGACGGACAGGCGGGGTTTTTGTTTTTGTAA